One part of the Hyla sarda isolate aHylSar1 unplaced genomic scaffold, aHylSar1.hap1 scaffold_162, whole genome shotgun sequence genome encodes these proteins:
- the LOC130311037 gene encoding uncharacterized protein LOC130311037, with the protein MASASDGDPGMVPSYAKLKNSVRISYLEDQRKNRDLKYIVEQVLLGVFGLRKHEILSIQDYPKRGVYDVTFTEGGIYKDFVIQMKKVSGDARLSGIRIVEHFPDELMLLVIKMYSPYVKEDEIVVFLRNFCKKIINRGKVMNECGIWSSKWKFLVEFKEDLLLPGRKVMPPARFKLGNVNGDVFFPGMPNFCRACRRYGHDKNVCESTCTNCGSTEHSSRECTKEKKCSLCYRVDHLYASCPHRNKEKQQRSQPDPRHMNREDSKPEENPTDQHGESATSDEDGYEKPSSMKVRRKEKKAWQTGAPLSQQRGSNLDEAVSKPQSAPLRKPENVGAKRRKTGTGREEAFVEEEGGVGMPSGVPAPSPSETGNSSMVPDTVEVVVPDQLPGVAPTGHPGEEMDTGQGDGDGTTPVPAKRNPLLSPLPEDLQEEFSSYRNVASLTKHHTRNMKKTGSMAPQCGQGPTHLNLEELLYFLRSIPEKEILDTINSFNLDVFNTKILPQSWKMVNFNKCEILKVGKLDTRDIKVPVVEKVKILEGLILELHPQLPSVPGFPTP; encoded by the exons ATGGCGTCAGCCAGTGACGGAGATCCAGGCATGGTACCATCTTATGCCAAGCTCAAGAACTCAGTACGTATATCGTACTTGGAGGACCAGAGAAAGAACCGGGACCTGAAGTACATCGTGGAGCAAGTTCTGCTGGGCGTCTTTGGATTAAGGAAGCATGAGATATTATCCATCCAAGATTATCCGAAAAGAGGAGTATACGATGTTACTtttacggaaggaggtatttacaAGGACTTTGTTATACAGATGAAGAAGGTAAGCGGAGATGCCCGCTTGAGTGGAATAAGAATTGTTGAGCACTTTCCCGATGAACTTATGCTTTTAGTtataaaaatgtactctccatacGTTAAAGAAGatgaaattgttgtgtttttaaggaatttttgtaaaaaaattataaatagagGGAAAGTGATGAATGAGTGTGGAATATGGTCCTCTAAGTGGAAGTTTCTGGTTGAGTTCAAAGAAGATCTATTACTCCCAGGACGAAAGGTTATGCCTCCAGCTCGGTTCAAGTTAGGAAATGTAAATGGTGACGTGTTTTTCCCAGGAATGCCCAATTTCTGCAGAGCTTGTAGAAGATATGGACATGATAAAAACGTATGTGAGAGTACATGTACAAATTGTGGCAGCACTGAGCACTCCTCCAGAGAatgcacaaaagaaaagaaatgcagTTTATGTTACAGAGTTGACCATTTGTATGCTTCTTGTCCTCACAGAAACAAAGAGAAACAACAGAGAAGCCAGCCAGACCCCCGTCATATGAACAGAGAAGACAGCAAACCAGAAGAAAACCCAACTGATCAACATGGTGAGTCTGCTACCTCTGATGAAGATGGATATGAGAAACCCTCCAGCATGAAGGTAAGAAGAAAGGAGAAGAAAGCATGGCAGACAGGAGCTCCTCTCTCGCAGCAGAGGGGTAGTAACCTGGATGAAGCTGTCAGCAAGCCTCAGAGtgcccccctgaggaagccagaaAATGTTGGGGCTAAGAGAAGAAAGACCGGAACAGGAAGAGAAGAGGCGTTTGTggaagaagaggggggggtagGGATGCCATCAGGTGTTCCAGCCCCCTCCCCAAGTGAAACAGGCAACTCGTCCATGGTTCCCGACACGGTGGAAGTCGTTGTGCCCGACCAGCTGCCCGGGGTGGCTCCGACAGGTCATCCCGGGGAGGAGATGGACACTGGGCAAGGTGACGGAGACGGGACAACCCCTGTTCCGGCGAAGAGGAATCCTCTCCTTAGTCCCCTACCGGAGGATCTTCAGGAGGAG TTTTCTTCTtacaggaatgtggcatcccTCACCAAGCATCATACAAGAAATATGAAGAAGACTGGAAGCATGGCCCCTCAGTGTGGTCAGGGTCCAACGCATCTAAATCTGGAGGAGTTGCTATACTTTTTAAGG TCTATCCCAGAGAAGGAAATATTGGATACCATAAACAGTTTTAATTTGG ATGTTTTTAATACCAAGATTTTACCACAGTCATGGAAAATGG TGAATTTTAACAAGTGCGAGATTTTAAAAGTCGGCAAGCTGGATACAAGAGACATAAAGGTACCGGTagtagaaaaagtaaaaattttag AAGGACTTATCCTGGAGCTGCATCCACAGTTGCCTTCCGTGCCGGGCTTTCCAACACCGTAG